TTAAGGGAACAGCTTAACCTGCCCATAGCCATCATGCTGGATACCAAAGGCCCCGAAATCAGAATTAAGACATTTGAAAATTCCAAAGTCTTTTTGGAAAAAGGCCAAAAATTTGTCTTAACTACCGAGGACATACAAGGCGACAACCAAAGGGTAAGCATTACATACA
The DNA window shown above is from Clostridiales bacterium and carries:
- a CDS encoding pyruvate kinase (catalyzes the formation of phosphoenolpyruvate from pyruvate), translated to MVRKTKIICTLGPKTDDENILKTLMLAGMNIARLNLSHESYDTHERRIKMVKRLREQLNLPIAIMLDTKGPEIRIKTFENSKVFLEKGQKFVLTTEDIQGDNQRVSITY